From the genome of Neodiprion pinetum isolate iyNeoPine1 chromosome 3, iyNeoPine1.2, whole genome shotgun sequence, one region includes:
- the LOC124214389 gene encoding jerky protein homolog-like, whose translation MSSTSSPLTSKRKRHVLTLEQKREILSKLDKGETGASLALAYNVGNATITDIKKNKDKILSFVSTSDGEHGAQKRKALKSAQNPVLDKALSEWFTQRRSLGQPISGPILCEKALDLNNRIGGSSDFKASSGFLKNFKTRHGIRELQVQGETLSADSEAAEKFKQNFATIVEEEGYSRDDVYNADETGLNWKSLPTKSLASRRETAAPGFKVSKERITAMTCANAAGTHRLPLLLIGKAKKPRCFKNVTGLPVIYKAQNSAWMDSRLFCDWYTNDFMKNVKEWRKAQHKTGRVLLLLDNAPSHPSAEPMDQGVIEKMKRLYRKEVLRRLFMAEENTEDSIVQFAKTINLKHCCYMIADAWASLTERNLKNAWNKLWPPSEETQAEIQEDISNCEQGGINEFVEIFHAIPGFTECDNDDAENWLKDDANDPSYQILTDDQIVSSVLHDEDSDSDDKHSDESVEASKQPSHGEAFGALETAMEWYEKQPECCQTQLLLLKRLRDLAAKKRASVYKGESAATGQISPLKELTNNMQQCVACFRGDQPEGAHSCRVCRKNVHALPGCSIESGEEGYGQRRVGVNCYSSEDIKYKMALTEIENHKGLVLKDLKSNNESVTSKNRYLGQSKMICIEIYGFIEKGLHIELSMIPKIFKDGIDEFELIGLIDYYGSEIQKKMK comes from the exons ATGAGTTCTACGTCTAGTCCTTTAACTTCTAAGCGTAAACGACACGTTCTTACCTTGGAACAAAAACGAGAGATTCTTTCTAAGCTAGATAAAGGAGAGACCGGTGCATCTCTAGCTCTCGCGTACAATGTGGGAAATGCAACAATCACGGAcattaaaaagaataaggataaaattttgtcatttGTGTCAACGTCGGACGGTGAACATGGGGCCCAGAAACGAAAAGCTTTAAAATCCGCGCAGAATCCAGTTCTCGACAAGGCTTTATCCGAGTGGTTCACGCAGAGGCGAAGTTTAGGACAACCAATTTCCGGTCCAATCTTGTGTGAGAAAGCTCTTGACTTGAACAATAGAATCGGCGGATCGTCTGATTTTAAAGCCAGCTCTGGATTTCTGAAAAACTTCAAGACTCGCCATGGAATACGAGAACTTCAGGTTCAAGGGGAAACGTTATCGGCAGATTCGGAGGCTGCTGAGAAGTTTAAACAGAACTTCGCTACCATCGTAGAAGAGGAAGGATATTCTAGAGATGATGTGTACAATGCAGATGAGACTGGGTTAAATTGGAAGTCTTTGCCCACCAAATCTCTCGCATCTAGGCGTGAAACTGCAGCACCCGGATTCAAGGTGTCCAAAGAACGAATAACGGCTATGACATGTGCTAATGCAGCCGGCACTCATAGATTACCGTTATTACTTATCGGAAAGGCGAAGAAACCGCGGTGCTTCAAAAATGTGACTGGCTTGCCTGTGATCTATAAAGCCCAGAATAGTGCTTGGATGGACTCAAGATTGTTTTGCGATTGGTACACAAACGATTTTATGAAGAACGTTAAAGAATGGCGCAAGGCTCAACATAAAACTGGTAGAGTGTTGCTGCTCCTAGATAACGCGCCTTCTCATCCATCCGCTGAG CCTATGGATCAGGGTGTGATAGAGAAAATGAAGAGATTGTATAGAAAAGAAGTTCTTAGGAGACTGTTTATGGCAGAAGAAAACACCGAAGACAGTATTGTTCAATTCGCGAAAAccataaatttgaaacattgttGCTACATGATAGCTGATGCGTGGGCATCGCTAACAGAAAGAAATCTGAAGAACGCTTGGAACAAACTGTGGCCACCCTCAGAAGAAACGCAGGCCGAGATTCAAGAAGATATTTCTAATTGCGAGCAAGGTGGCataaatgaattcgttgaAATCTTCCACGCCATCCCTGGATTCACGGAATGTGACAACGATGACGCCGAAAATTGGCTGAAAGATGACGCGAACGATCCCAGCTATCAAATTTTAACCGACGATCAAATCGTATCTTCAGTTCTCCACGACGAAGATAGTGATTCTGATGACAAACACAGCGACGAAAGTGTGGAAGCGTCAAAGCAGCCCTCTCACGGTGAGGCCTTCGGGGCTCTGGAAACGGCGATGGAGTGGTACGAAAAACAACCTGAATGTTGTCAAACGCAACTTCTTCTCCTGAAACGATTGCGGGATTTGGCTGCAAAGAAGCGAGCTTCCGTT TATAAAGGAGAATCAGCAGCAACTGGTCAAATATCTCCATTGAAAGAGCTGACTAACAATATGCAACAATGTGTAGCTTGCTTTCGAGGTGATCAACCTGAAGGAGCGCATTCCTGCAGGGTATGCAGAAAAAACGTACACGCCCTACCAGGATGCTCTATCGAATCGGGAGAAGAAGGTTATGGCCAGCGAAGAGTGGGTGTAAATTGCTACAGCTCAGAAGACATTAAATACAAAATGGCCTTAacggaaatagaaaatcaCAAAGGCTTAGTCTTAAAGGATTTGAAAAGTAATAACGAAAGCGTTACAAGCAAAAACAGATATCTTGGccaaa GTAAAATGATATGCATCGAGATTTATGGGTTCATCGAAAAGGGGCTGCATATCGAGTTGAGTATGATACCAAAGATATTTAAAGATGGTATCGATGAGTTTGAACTGATTGGTCTGATTGATTACTACGGCTCAGAGATacaaaaaaagatgaaatag
- the LOC124214741 gene encoding uncharacterized protein, which produces MEGENESEKTKINNISTVAQKSTAHEEIFNVPDDTACFIQQILPDQSAEMRILEEETNCEGTNKFTTIEIQTDSIKMRNKSVQVKLQKNSAVEKFVNAIRIDEKKCIFYTSLNFEQILALHRFLSPACDNLEYWGNRETKNKSSENSNKYKLTSMQQLILVLLRLRMGYLIEDLAYKFDVSTGFVSKICTTWIYFLHNEFTTQLKPFMFPSRKTLAETLPKIFRSMKNIRVIVDCAEFFCQSPTNFEHQDLLQPGDVVLADRGFTVHDIVEAKQAHLNIPPFLNGRDRLTPQEEMLTKKIAKQRIYVEHVIGRIKKFRLLQTVLPLNMRTLMSQIIFVCACLVNFQTPLVFDEEE; this is translated from the exons ATGGAAGGAGAGAATGAAtcagaaaaaacgaaaataaacaaCATTTCGACGGTTGCGCAG AAATCTACGGCCCATGAAGAGATTTTCAATGTTCCTGATGATACTGCttgttttattcaacaaaTATTACCAGATCAATCAGCAGAGATGAGAATACTGGAGGAAGAAACTAACTGTGAGGGAACTAACAAATTTACAACGATAGAAATTCAAACCGACAGTATAAAGATGCGTAATAAAAGTGTTCAGGtgaagttgcaaaaaaattcagctgTGGAAAAGTTTGTAAATGCTATACgcattgatgaaaaaaaatgtatattttatacaagtCTGAATTTTGAGCAAATTCTAGCTTTGCATAGATTTTTGAGTCCAGCTTGTGACAACTTAGAATATTGGGGTAATCGagagacaaaaaataaatcttccgaaaatagtaataaatacaAGTTGACATCAATGCAACAGTTAATTCTGGTGTTATTAAGATTACGCATGGGATATTTAATAGAAGATTTAGCTTACAAGTTCGATGTTTCTACAGGGTTTGTctcaaaaatatgtacaacttggatttattttttgcataatGAATTTACTACTCAATTAAAGCCATTTATGTTTCCATCTAGAAAAACGTTAGCTGAAACAttaccaaaaatatttaggtcTATGAAAAACATTCGAGTTATTGTTGATTGTGCCGAGTTTTTTTGTCAATCGCCAACGAATTTTGAACACCAAG ACTTGTTGCAACCTGGAGATGTGGTACTTGCAGATCGAGGTTTCACCGTTCACGATATAGTTGAAGCAAAGCAAGCACATTTGAATATTCCTCCATTTTTGAATGGACGCGATCGTTTAACTCCACAAGAGGAGatgttaacaaaaaaaattgcaaaacaacGCATATATGTTGAGCATGTTATTGggcgtataaaaaaattccgactTCTTCAAACAGTTTTGCCGTTAAATATGCGTACTTTAATGTCACAAATTATATTTGTCTGTGCATGTTtagttaattttcaaacacctTTAGTTTTCGATGAAGAAGAGTAG
- the LOC124214390 gene encoding uncharacterized protein translates to MAADYPGGRNIIRKAFEIRNVPEESFELMLASLRNSSMKQYDGALRKWWSFCSDRNVSPFDNSIENVLLLLTNEYNKGASYGSLNCLRSALALILGPHVGQDPRVKRLFKGVSELRPPKPKYDETWDPKIVLDYAASLMPNEEISLNNLSLKVVTLLALVTGQRMQTLSLIKIPNIQNLGEKIQIKVPDKVKTSGPNRRQPLLNVPFYEKDNSICAATALVAYLKRTQDLRGAEQALFVAIKKPYGAVSAQTLSRWVKSMLEQSGVDTNIFSAHSTRHASTSAADKKGVNINCISKAAGWTSASQTFARFYNLPVCNDKDAFAKAVLDK, encoded by the coding sequence ATGGCAGCAGACTACCCTGGTGGCCGCAATATTATCAGGAAAGCCTTCGAGATAAGGAACGTCCCCGAGGAATCCTTCGAGTTGATGCTGGCCTCGCTCCGCAATTCATCGATGAAGCAATACGACGGCGCGTTGAGGAAATGGTGGTCTTTTTGCTCAGACAGGAACGTCAGCCCTTTCGATAATTCGATTGAAAACGTGTTACTATTACTAACCAACGAATATAACAAGGGAGCATCTTACGGATCCCTAAATTGTTTAAGATCGGCGTTAGCCTTAATTTTGGGACCTCACGTGGGGCAAGACCCTAGAGTAAAAAGACTGTTTAAGGGAGTGTCTGAGTTGCGTCCTCCGAAACCCAAGTACGACGAAACGTGGGACCCTAAGATTGTCCTGGATTATGCGGCCAGTCTAATGCCTAACGAAGAGATCTCGCTCAATAACCTCTCGCTAAAAGTTGTCACCCTACTCGCACTAGTCACGGGTCAACGAATGCAGACTCTTTCATTAATTAAGATACCGAATATTCAGAACCTGGGTGAAAAGATACAGATTAAAGTTCCGGATAAAGTAAAGACTTCGGGGCCCAACAGAAGACAACCTTTGCTAAATGTACCATTCTACGAGAAAGATAATAGTATATGCGCTGCAACAGCTTTGGTGGCATATCTTAAGCGGACACAGGATCTCAGGGGCGCCGAACAAGCATTATTTGTTGCAATCAAGAAACCATACGGGGCGGTTTCAGCCCAGACTTTGAGTCGGTGGGTGAAAAGTATGTTAGAACAGAGTGGCGTGgacacaaatattttttcggcGCATAGCACTCGACATGCTTCGACGTCGGCGGCGGATAAGAAAGGAGTAAATATAAACTGCATAAGCAAAGCGGCAGGTTGGACCTCAGCCTCTCAGACCTTTGCGAGATTCTATAACTTACCTGTGTGTAACGATAAGGACGCTTTTGCCAAAGCAGTTTTAGATAAATAA